The Gemmatimonadota bacterium DH-78 region GATCCCGACCGTGCTCGCCTACGCCACCCCCTCGGCCTCCCTCGCCTTCGCTCCGGGGGTCTACCGCGACGTGTCGCGGTGGATGGACACGAAACTCGAGGCCCTCGCCGTCTACGCCGGCTCGGATCAGCGGGGCGAAACCTCGCCCGATTTCGCCGTGGCGCAGGCCCGCTACTGGGGGCGTTTCAAGGACTTCAGCGAGGTGGAGCCCTTCGAACTGCTCGACGGCGAGACGGCGAGCCGACCCGTGGAGCCGAGCGACGCCGAGGCCGCGGCCGAGGTGGATCGTCCCGCACCGCCCTCTCCCGCCCCTCCGGCTGCGGCACCGGCCCCGCCCGCGGCCCCTCCGCCCCGCCCCGACCGCCGGGTGCCCCCGCCCCCGGTCATGCCGCCCGCGATGCCGCGCGGCCCGGGCCGGCCCGACTCCGGCAACCGAGGAGGCGCCGCGTGATCCGGTCGTCCGCCCTCTTCCTGGCCGGGGCGCTGCTGGCGGCTCCGCTGTCCGCTCAGGTGGCCGCCCTCCCGGGCGAGCCCGATCCGATCGAGGCCGGACTGGATTCGCCGGCCGTCCGCTACCTCGACGACGGCGTCGATGTGCTGCACTACGACATCGAGATCGCCCTGCCCCGGGGGGCCGGCACCATCCGGGGCCGAACCGCGATCGACGTCGCTCGCGACGGCGAGGCGTCGGAGGTGGTGCTCGACTTCACGGGACTGCGCATCGACGAGGTGCAGGTCGACGGGGCCCCGGCGACCGGCTGGACGCACGTCGACGGGCTGCTGGTCGTCCCCCTGTCCGGGGGCGACCGCCACACCGTGACCACGGTCTACTCGGGCACTCCCGACGACGGGCTGATCCTGGGCGAGACCGTGCACGGCCAACCGAGCGCCTTCGTCGACAACTGGCCGAACCGCACCCGCTTCTGGGTGCCCTCGGTGGATCATCCCTCCGACAAGGCCACGGCGCGCTTCACCATCCACGCGCCCGCGGAGTGGATGGTGGTGGCCAACGGCGCGCTCGTCGGGCCCCCGACCGCCACCCCGGCCGAGGTGCCCGGGCCCGAGGTGGGCGAGCGGCGCACCTGGGTGTACGAGACGCGGGTACCGCACCCCAGCTACACCCTCGTGGTCGGGGGTGCCGAGATGGTGGTCGACACGGTCGGGCTGGCGGCCTGCGGCTCGGCGCCGGCGAGCGAGCGCGACGACGGCTGCGTGGCCGTCACCACCTGGCTCTTTCCCGAGAGCGTCGAGTCGGGCTCGCCCTCCTTCCGCCGCGCGGCGGAGATGGTCGACTACTTCACCGAGCTCGTCGGGGAGTACCCGTACGAGAAGCTCGCCAACGTGCAGTCCGCCACCCGCTTCGGCGGCATGGAGAACAGCTCGGCCATCTTCTACTCGCAGGGTGCGCTGGCGGCCGGGGCGAACATCGAGGGCACGGTGAGCCACGAGAGCGCCCACCAGTGGTTCGGCGACAGCGTGACGGAGGCCGCGTGGAGTCACCTCTGGCTGTCGGAGGGCTTCGCCACCTACTTCGGCGCCCTCTTCTTCGAGCAGGCCGACGGGCCGGAAGCGATGCGCGCATCGATGATGAGCGCGGCCAATGCCTACCTGGCCTCCGGCGACACCGCGCGGCCCGTGATCGACGATCGCACCGACCTCTTCGGGCTGCTCAACCGCAACAGCTATCAGAAGGGCGGGCTGGTGCTCCACATGCTCCGGCGCGAACTGGGCGACGCCCACTTCTTCGAGGGCGTGCGCCGCTACTACGCGCGGCACCGCGACGGCACCGCGCTCACGGCCGACCTCCAGGCGGTGATGGAAGAGGTGTCCGGGCGGAGTCTCGACACCTTCTTCGAGCAGTGGCTGGAGCGGCCGGGGTACCCGGTGATCCGTGTGGAGACCTCGGCATCCGCGGAGGGACTCCGGGTCGGGCTCGCTCAGGTACAGGGCGACTACGCCCCTCGGTTCGAGATCCCCGTCGACGTGCAGGTGGTCTGGGACGGGGGCACGGTTCGCCGCACCGTACAGCTCGACGGGTCCGGTGCCGAGATCGTGGTCGAAGGCGCTCCGGCCGATGCCCAGGTGGTGCTCGACCCCGACGGCTGGCTGCTGCACCGCCGCGCCGACGCCGGATGAGCCCCGCTCCCGGTCCGGGGTACCGCACCCGCACGGGCCCGATCTAGATTACCCGCCCGCCGATCCGGTCCTTCGGATCGGGCTGTTCCTCCGAACCGGAGCCTTCGTGGCCAACGTTCCGCACCTCGAGTTCGAGCGCGACATCGTCGAGATCCAGGGGCAGATCGACAAGCTCCTCTCCCTCGCCGAAGACAAGGGGATCGACGTGTCTTCGGACCTCGACGCCCTCCGCGGGCGCCTCGAGACGTTGAAGCAGGATACCTACCGGAACCTCCGGCCCATCGAACAGGTGCAGGTGGCCCGCCATCCGCGGCGCCCCTTCACTCTCGACTACGTGAGCCGGGTGTTCACCGATTGGCTCGAACTGCACGGCGATCGAGCCTTCCGCGACGACGAGGCCATCGTGGGTGGATGGGCGCGCCTCGAGGGCCGTTCGGTGATGGTGATCGGCCATCAGAAGGGCCGCGACATGAAGGAGAACCTGCGGCGCAACTTCGGCATGCCCCACCCCGAGGGCTACCGGAAGGCACTGCGCCTCATGCGCATGGCCGAGAAGTTCGGCCGTCCCGTGATCAACCTGATCGACACCCCCGGAGCCTACCCCGGAATCGGCGCCGAGGAGCGCGGTCAGGCCGAGGCGATCGCGATGAATCTGCGCGAGATGGCTCGCATGCGCGTTCCGCTCATCTCCGTGGTGATCGGCGAGGGAGGATCGGGCGGTGCGCTCGCGCTGGGGGTGACCGATCGCATCCTGATGCTCGAGCACAGCATCTACTCGGTGATCTCGCCCGAGGGCTGCGCCGCGATCCTGTGGCGCTCGGCCGAGCACCGGGAGAAGGCTGCCGATGCGTTGAAGCTGACGGCCAAGAACCTGCTCGCGCTGGGCGTGTGCGACGAAATCGTCGACGAGCCGTCCGGCGGCGCCCACTCCGACTGGGACGCCACCTCCGACGCGCTGCGGGCCGCCCTGCACCGCAACCTCGGCGAGCTCGAGGCCCTCGAGGTGGAGGATCGGATCCGGTTGCGGCACGCCAAGTTCGAGGCGATGGGGAGCTGGCTCGGCGAGGGCGCCGCCGCGGAGTCGTGAGGTGACCGCCTTCGCCGAGGTTCGGTTCAAGGGCACCCGCCGGGACTACTTCACGGCGCCGGGCATGGACCTGCGTCCGGGCCAGTGGGTGGTGGTGGAGGCCGACCGCGGCGAAGACGTCGGCGAAGTGACCGCGGTGGGGGCCATCGCCGAGCGGAAGTGCTCGTCGTCGGGCGGGTGCGCCACCCCCACCCCCGACCGGAGGGTGTTGCGCGAGGCGCGGACCGACGAGGTGAGTCGACTCGACGACCTGCGCACGGACGAGGACCGCGTGCGGGCCGAGGCGCGTGCGATGGTCAAGCGCCACGGCCTCAAGATGAAGGTGACCGAGGCCGAGTGGCAGCACGACCGCAACAAGCTGATCCTCTATTTCACCGCCGACCGCCGCGTCGATTTCCGGGAGCTGGTGCGCGACCTCGCACGCACCTTCCGAACCCGGATCGAGCTGAAGCAGATCGGGGTGCGCGACGAGGCCGCACTCCTGGGCGGTGTGGGGCGGTGCGGCCGCGAGCTGTGCTGTTCCACCTGGCTGCCCGAGTTGAAGCCGGTGAGCCTCCAGCTGGCGAAGGATCAGCGCCTCTCGCTCAATCCGGCTCAGATCTCGGGCTGCTGCGGGCGATTGATGTGCTGCCTGATGTACGAGCATCGCACCTACGTGGAGGCCCGCCGCCGCTTCCCCCGCGAGGGCCGAACCCTGCGGACCGCCCACGGCGAGGAGCGGGTGGTGGCCGTCGACGTTCTGCAGGAGACCGTCACCCTGCGTGACGCCTCCGGGCAGCGTCGCACCCTCCCGCTCGACGATCTCAAGGGCGAGGTTGCCTCGGCGCCGCGCTCCGCGCCGGACGCCGACACCGACGCCTGACCCACCCCGACCGAGAGCTGGACCGTGGCCGACCGCCGGTACCTCACCACCCCGATCTACTACGCCTCGGGCGCGCCCCACATCGGGCACGCGTACACGACGATCCTGGCCGACGCCCTCGCCCGCTTCGAGCGCCAGTCGGGGCGCGAGGTGAGATTCCTCACCGGCACCGACGAGCACGGCCAGAAGATCCAGGAGGAGGCGAACCGGCAGGGCGTGCAGCCGATCGAGCTCTGCGACGAGATGGCGGAGCGCTTCCGCGACGCCTGGGACCTGCTCGACATCGACTACGACCGCTTCATTCGCACCACCGAGGCCGAGCACATCGCGGTCGTGCGGTCGTTCGTGCAGCGACTCTACGATCGCGGGCACATCTACGCGGGGGAGTACTCGGGCTGGTACAGCGTCAGCCAGGAGCGGTACTTCACCGAGAAGGAGATCGGCCCGGACCGGGTGGATCCGATCGCGGGCAAGCCGGTCGAGTGGGTGGAAGAGGAGAACTGGTTCTTCCGCATGAGCGCCTTTCAGGACGACCTGATCGCTCACATCGAGGCCAACCCCGACTGGATCCGGCCCGAGGTGCGCAGGAACGAGATCCTGGGCTTTCTTCAGCAACCGCTGGGCGACCTGTCGATCTCGCGGCCCAAGCGTCGGCTGCGCTGGGGCGTGGAACTGCCTTTCGCCACGGAGCACGTGGCGTACGTGTGGGTCGACGCCCTGATCAACTACGTCACCGCGTCGGGGGCGATTCCGGCCGGCACCGCTCCGGACGATCCGGCGTGGGACGACGTGAGCGACTCGTGGTGGCCGGCTGACCTCCACCTGATCGGCAAGGACATTCTCACCACGCACGCCGTCTACTGGCCCACCCTGCTGATGGGCGCGGGGCTTCCGCTGCCGCGCGGAATCCTGGCGCACGGATGGTGGGTGGTGGGCGAGACGAAGATGTCGAAGTCGCTCGGCAACGTGATCGACCCCCTGCAACTCCGCGACACCTACGGCACCGACGCGGTGCGCTGGTACCTGCTCCGCGAGATGCCGACCGGATCGGACGCCTCCTACACGCCCGAGCGATTCCTCACCCGGTACGAGGAACTCGCGAACGTCTGGGGCAATCTCGCCCAGCGCGCCCTGTCGATGGTGGCGCGCTACCGGGACGGGGTCGTGCCCGACGGCGATGCGGCACAGCTCGACGCCGCGATCGACGACACCCTCGCTCAGGTCGGCAGCTCTCTGGAGTCTCTGCGACTCCACGAAGCCCTGGGTGCGGCGATGGACCTGGCGCGGACCGCGAACGGCTACGTGGAGGAGCGCGAACCGTGGGCGCAGGCGAAGGACCCCGCGCGGGCCGGGAACCTCGACGACACCCTGGCCACGCTCGTCCGGGTGCTCACCGTGCTGACGGCCCTCTTCCACCCCGTCTGCCCCGGCAAGGCGGCGGAGCTGGCGGGACGATTGGGGCTGAGCGGTGTACCCACTCTGGATGCGGCGAAGGCCGACCGGCCGGCGGGACGATCGGTGGAGAAGGGCGACCCTCTCTTCCCGAGAATCGAGAACTGAGGGCCGGATTCGCCGCATCCCTGCGGGATTCCCGCGAAGGAACATGCGTTTACCTCGACGGCGCCTCGCTCGCGGCGCGGTCGCAGCGCGTTTGCGGCAACCATCGGCCACGAAACCCAGGGACCCGCGCGGCGTTGACACCTTCGTCGGGGCGGGTCTAGCTTCTCTGCTTCGCCTCCCCGGTACGTCCGTTCGCTTCCGGAGGGCGCAGCGCTTTCGATCGAGTCCTCGCACACCGGACCGAATGCAAGACGACCGCTGGACCGTACTGCTCGTCCGGGGCCATCGCGACCCCGTGCGGCAGCTCTCCGTGACCCACACGATGCTCCGCCGTGCAGGCTGGGTGGCCGGTGTGGGAATGCTGATCGCCGTGGTGTGCGCTGGAATCTTCGGCCTCGGCGGGTTCGGGCACCTTCAGGCGCTCGGACTCGCGAAGCAGAACACGGCACTCGTCGACGAACTCGCCCGTCTCCAGGCCGAGGTCGGCGCCCTCGAGGGCACCATCGGCTCCCTGCAGGACCGCGAGGCCGAGCTTCGCGCCATGGCGGGCCTCGATCCCCTCGATGCGGACGTGCTGGCGGCCGGTATCGGCGGCCCGGGTTCGCGCACCCCCGAGTCGAACCCGCTGGCGGAGGTCGACGCCGACCTCGGCGGTCAGGCCTTCGCGATCGACTACGACATCGACGCGCTGCAGCGGCGGGCTCGCGTGCTGCTCGAGAGCATGTCCGAGGCCGGGGACTCGCTGGCCTCGCAGCGCGAGTTGCTGATGTCCCGCCCCACCCTCTTCCCGACGGCGGGATCGCTGAGCTCGGGGTATTCGAAGGCCCGGATGCACCCCATCCTCAACGAGATCCTCCCTCATCCCGGCGTCGACATCGCCGCGCCGGCGGGCACGCCGATCCTCGCGGCCGGAAAGGGCCGCGTGACGCGCGCCGGCTGGGTGACCGGATACGGGCAGACGGTCGAGATCGATCACGGAAACGGGTTCACCACCCTCTATGCCCACGCCTCCAAGCTGCTGGTCCGCTCGGGCCAGGAGGTGGAGCGAGGCGACGTGATCGCGCAGGTGGGCCGCACCGGAACCGCCACCTCGACCCACCTCCACTACGAGGTGCGGCAGAACGGTCGCCAGCAGAACCCGCTGAACTTTTTCCTGCCGGGAACGTTCAACTGATCGCGGGAGCGATCGGAGGCTCCCGCCCCGACGCTCCCCACCGCCCTCGGCCGTCCGATCGACTCGATGCGTACTTTGAGACTCGGCCTCGCCGGGTTCCTTCTGGGGCTCACCGCCCCCCTCGGCATTCAGGGGCAGTCGACCGTTGCCGCACCGTCCGCCGACCCCCTGATCGCACGGGAATCGGCGCACCCGTCCGGATTCCCGCGCATTCTGGTGCTCGACGCGCCGGGTTCGGCGCTGGTGACCTTCCGACTCTCCGTGCCCATCGACCCCGGTGTCGACGCCGCGACCGTCGCTCCGATCCTGATGGCGCTGGCGGAGGATCGGATCCGCGGCTCGGCCGCCACCCTGGGCGCTCAGATCGAGGTGGGCTCGTCCGCCACGGCGCTGTCGTACACGGTCACGGGCGCCCTGGTCGACCTCGACCACCTCACCTACCTGCTGCGCCAGGCCACCGCGGCGCCCCGGGCCTCGGAGGGCTTCGCGGCCGCGCGCACCGATCTCGAGGCTCGACTCGCCCGCATCGGTGAGACCGGCGAAGGGCGCGTGGAGTCGGAGCTGCGCGGTCAGGCCGCCCCCGACGAAGCGTCGGTCGGTGAGGTGAGGAACCGCCTCCGGCGACTGGAGTTCGCCGACGTCGAACGGGTCTGGCGCGACAGTCACCGCCCGCCCCGCATGACCCTCGTGGTGGTGGGAGACGTGGCCACCCCCGTGCTGCTGGCCGCGCTCTCGGGTCTGGGGGCCACGCCCCCGCCCGACCCGCCGTCGCTGCCGATGTCGCCGAGCACGGCCCCGCCCGACCGGCCCGATCTGCTGCGAAGCTGGTCGGGCTTCGCCTGGGCCTCCTCCCCCACGCTGGATCCGCGCGCCCCGGTGGCCGCGTCGCTGGCGGCCCGCTTCCTGCGCGAGGAGCGCTCGGGCTACGAGGCCTACGTACGCCTCTGGGAGGGCCGCAACCAGGACGTGCTCGCCGTGGTCGGCTCCGGGTACGGGGGCGATGCCACCGCGCTGCGCCGGCGACTGGCCTCACTGCCCTCCGACCTCGCGGCCGGTCTGGACGCCGCCGCGGTCGACGATGTGGTGGAGCGACTGCACTGGACCCTGCTCGGGCAGGCCCGCACTCCTTGGGGGCGCGCCGCACTGGTCGGGCGCTTTCTCGATGCGGGGGCCAGCCCCGACGCGGCCCGCCGCTACCTCGACGAGCTGCGCGCCCTGACGGTGGACGATCTCCGGAGCTATCTGGAGCAGCTCGCCGCCCGTTCGCCCTCCACCGCGGAGGCTGGTCAATGATCCGCCGAACCGTCGCGAGTGTGGCCTTCCTGGCGCTCGCCGCCGTCGCCCCCGCGGCCGCCCAGCTCGCCCCACCGCTGCAGGTGGAGGCGCCGGAGTGGGCGGAGCGGGTGCACGTCGAGACGCGCCCCGCGGCACCGGTCGTGGGCGTCTCGGTGGCCTGGCCCGTGGGCTCCGGTGCCGACGCCGAGGGGCGCACCGGCGTGGGTCAGGCCGCGGCCGACGCGGTGGTGGCCTCGGTGGAGGCGTCGCTGGGGGCGGGACAGGCCGAGGGACGAGCCCGGGTGGAGCCCGACCGCACCCTGCTCACCTTCCTCGTGCGCCCGGAGCGGGTCGAGGCCCTGCTCGACGCACTCGAGCGCGCCACCCGTTCGCCGCTCGACGGCGCCCCGATCGACGACGCCCTCCGGCGACGGACCGAAGTGCTGCGGTTCGAGTTCGAGTCTCCCGTCAACGAGGTCGATGCCCAGCGCCGAGCGATGCTCTACGGCGACGACGACCCCCGGGTGCGGGCGCCCGGCGGCACCCTCGAAGACTTCGAATCGCGCATCACGCGGGCCGATGTCGAGTCCGCGCACCGCGCGATCTTCACCGGGGGCGCCCACCTGGTCCTGGTCGGGGCGGTGGCCTTCGAAGGGGCGTCGCCGCGGGTCGAATCCACCGCGGTCCCGGCCGCGCCGGACTCGCTGGCGACCGACGCCCCCGGAGGGGCCGCGCCCGCCGCTCCGGTGGTTCCCGAGCGCCCGGTGGCCGGCACCACCTCCGCGGGCCCCGCGTGGACGACCGGAGACCGCCGGGTGGTCCACCGCCCGGTGACCAACAGCTGGATCGCGGTGGCCTGGCCGGTGCCCGCGGATCTGTCCCGGGTGGCGGTGCTGTACCTGGCCGACCGCATGCATCGGGAGCTCAACGCCGTGCCCCCGGACCCGGGGATCTTCAACGCCACGGCAGAGGTGGCCGAGCTGCCGGACGGCGAGATCATCCTCGTGCGGGCGGCGGTCCTTCCGGAGGCCACGGATCGCTTCGAGGCGCGCATCCTCGGCCTGCCGGCCGAGCTCGCTCGGGAGCGTGACGCCGCGTTCTTCCGCTTTCACCGCGGAAGGTTCCGCGCCTCCCGTCTGATCGACGAGGCGGCGCCCGAGGCCGCCGCCGATCGCATGGCGCTCGAGTTGCTCACCCGCGGAGCGGTGCTCGACTTCGACGAAGCGGTCTGGGAGCTCGACGTCGACGAGGCCGCAGACGCCGCGACGTCGCTCGGCGAGCCGCGCGTACTCGTGTTCGGGCCCGATCTCGGGGGCGGCTGACCCGGCGGTCGGAACCGCGGCCCGGCGGCGGGGTTGTCGCCGGGCGGCGCGATGATTACGTTCGCCCGCTCAACACCACACCCCCCTCCCGTAGCACACCTCACGGAGCGTAGCTCATGAAGCGCAGTACCCTGCTCTTCTCGGCGATCGCCGCCCTGGGGCTGGCCGCCTGTGGCCCGGCCCAGGTGGTGGTGACCGCCCAGATCGAGGTCGAGGACCCCGCGTCCGGCCAGATGGTCACCCGTCAGCTCAGCGATATGGAAGTCTGGCTCCTGCCCTATGATCGGGACCAGGTCTTCGACTCCCTCACGGCCGCCGCGGCCGACCCCGAGCCCCAGATCCCGGCCGAGCTCTCCGAAGCCCAGGTCGCGATCCGCGAGGCGCAGGAGGAGTGGCTCGCCGCCGAGAACCGTTGGAACACCCTCCGCGACACCCTGCAGAAGCTCAACACCGCGATGGAGGAGTTCCTCCCGAGCGAGACGCAGTACCGGATGATGTTCAACGACTACAACGACCTCGAGGCGCAGTACTCTCAGGTCGAGCGCAACAAGGATCAGCTGTTCGCGCGCTTCGACTCGCTCACGAAGGAGAACATCAGCCGCGCGCAGGGCTACCAGATGCGGGTCGACGAGTGGGCCGCCGAGGCCTTCGTCGACGTCGACGCGGTCATGACCGCGAAGATTCGCGCCTCCGGCCTGGACGCCGCCGCCGACACCACCGATGCGAACGGTGTCGCCAGCGAGCTGATGGTGCCCCCCGGCGAGTACTGGGTGCACGCCCGCTACGAGGAAGTCTACTCGGAGCTGTACTGGAACGTGCCGGTGTCGGTCGCCAGGGGCGAGCCGGTCACGGTCACGCTCAACCGCAGCAACGCGCAGGTGCGACCGATCTACTGATCGCGCCTCGCATCGGCAGGATCGAAGCCCCGGGCACCGCAGCGGTGTCCGGGGCTTCGTCGTGGGGACCCGGGGACCCCACCTCGCCGCGAGGGGGTCTATGGGAAGGGGGCCCCGTTCGCATAGGTTGAAGGGGAGCCCCATAGTCGTCCCCCACCGGCGCTTCCCCATGGATCGCATCGATTCGTCGCCTCGCCTCGCCGTCGACGCCGACGGTGTCGGTTGGATCACCTTCGACGACCCCGAGCGCAGCCTCAACGTGCTCG contains the following coding sequences:
- a CDS encoding M1 family metallopeptidase; the protein is MIRSSALFLAGALLAAPLSAQVAALPGEPDPIEAGLDSPAVRYLDDGVDVLHYDIEIALPRGAGTIRGRTAIDVARDGEASEVVLDFTGLRIDEVQVDGAPATGWTHVDGLLVVPLSGGDRHTVTTVYSGTPDDGLILGETVHGQPSAFVDNWPNRTRFWVPSVDHPSDKATARFTIHAPAEWMVVANGALVGPPTATPAEVPGPEVGERRTWVYETRVPHPSYTLVVGGAEMVVDTVGLAACGSAPASERDDGCVAVTTWLFPESVESGSPSFRRAAEMVDYFTELVGEYPYEKLANVQSATRFGGMENSSAIFYSQGALAAGANIEGTVSHESAHQWFGDSVTEAAWSHLWLSEGFATYFGALFFEQADGPEAMRASMMSAANAYLASGDTARPVIDDRTDLFGLLNRNSYQKGGLVLHMLRRELGDAHFFEGVRRYYARHRDGTALTADLQAVMEEVSGRSLDTFFEQWLERPGYPVIRVETSASAEGLRVGLAQVQGDYAPRFEIPVDVQVVWDGGTVRRTVQLDGSGAEIVVEGAPADAQVVLDPDGWLLHRRADAG
- a CDS encoding acetyl-CoA carboxylase carboxyltransferase subunit alpha, with the protein product MANVPHLEFERDIVEIQGQIDKLLSLAEDKGIDVSSDLDALRGRLETLKQDTYRNLRPIEQVQVARHPRRPFTLDYVSRVFTDWLELHGDRAFRDDEAIVGGWARLEGRSVMVIGHQKGRDMKENLRRNFGMPHPEGYRKALRLMRMAEKFGRPVINLIDTPGAYPGIGAEERGQAEAIAMNLREMARMRVPLISVVIGEGGSGGALALGVTDRILMLEHSIYSVISPEGCAAILWRSAEHREKAADALKLTAKNLLALGVCDEIVDEPSGGAHSDWDATSDALRAALHRNLGELEALEVEDRIRLRHAKFEAMGSWLGEGAAAES
- the ricT gene encoding regulatory iron-sulfur-containing complex subunit RicT; this translates as MTAFAEVRFKGTRRDYFTAPGMDLRPGQWVVVEADRGEDVGEVTAVGAIAERKCSSSGGCATPTPDRRVLREARTDEVSRLDDLRTDEDRVRAEARAMVKRHGLKMKVTEAEWQHDRNKLILYFTADRRVDFRELVRDLARTFRTRIELKQIGVRDEAALLGGVGRCGRELCCSTWLPELKPVSLQLAKDQRLSLNPAQISGCCGRLMCCLMYEHRTYVEARRRFPREGRTLRTAHGEERVVAVDVLQETVTLRDASGQRRTLPLDDLKGEVASAPRSAPDADTDA
- the metG gene encoding methionine--tRNA ligase; the encoded protein is MADRRYLTTPIYYASGAPHIGHAYTTILADALARFERQSGREVRFLTGTDEHGQKIQEEANRQGVQPIELCDEMAERFRDAWDLLDIDYDRFIRTTEAEHIAVVRSFVQRLYDRGHIYAGEYSGWYSVSQERYFTEKEIGPDRVDPIAGKPVEWVEEENWFFRMSAFQDDLIAHIEANPDWIRPEVRRNEILGFLQQPLGDLSISRPKRRLRWGVELPFATEHVAYVWVDALINYVTASGAIPAGTAPDDPAWDDVSDSWWPADLHLIGKDILTTHAVYWPTLLMGAGLPLPRGILAHGWWVVGETKMSKSLGNVIDPLQLRDTYGTDAVRWYLLREMPTGSDASYTPERFLTRYEELANVWGNLAQRALSMVARYRDGVVPDGDAAQLDAAIDDTLAQVGSSLESLRLHEALGAAMDLARTANGYVEEREPWAQAKDPARAGNLDDTLATLVRVLTVLTALFHPVCPGKAAELAGRLGLSGVPTLDAAKADRPAGRSVEKGDPLFPRIEN
- a CDS encoding M23 family metallopeptidase; protein product: MQDDRWTVLLVRGHRDPVRQLSVTHTMLRRAGWVAGVGMLIAVVCAGIFGLGGFGHLQALGLAKQNTALVDELARLQAEVGALEGTIGSLQDREAELRAMAGLDPLDADVLAAGIGGPGSRTPESNPLAEVDADLGGQAFAIDYDIDALQRRARVLLESMSEAGDSLASQRELLMSRPTLFPTAGSLSSGYSKARMHPILNEILPHPGVDIAAPAGTPILAAGKGRVTRAGWVTGYGQTVEIDHGNGFTTLYAHASKLLVRSGQEVERGDVIAQVGRTGTATSTHLHYEVRQNGRQQNPLNFFLPGTFN
- a CDS encoding carboxypeptidase-like regulatory domain-containing protein, whose translation is MKRSTLLFSAIAALGLAACGPAQVVVTAQIEVEDPASGQMVTRQLSDMEVWLLPYDRDQVFDSLTAAAADPEPQIPAELSEAQVAIREAQEEWLAAENRWNTLRDTLQKLNTAMEEFLPSETQYRMMFNDYNDLEAQYSQVERNKDQLFARFDSLTKENISRAQGYQMRVDEWAAEAFVDVDAVMTAKIRASGLDAAADTTDANGVASELMVPPGEYWVHARYEEVYSELYWNVPVSVARGEPVTVTLNRSNAQVRPIY